A genomic window from Streptomyces broussonetiae includes:
- the thyX gene encoding FAD-dependent thymidylate synthase: MGRTPVTTPESLTLRSDITVELVKSSASDADVLFAARVSTLGEQSLDELKKDPERSKGLINYLMRDRHGSPFEHNSMTFFISAPIFVFREFMRHRVGWSYNEESGRYRELQPVFYVPGTDRKLVQQGRPGKYVFVEGTPAQYETVSDTLTESYEQAYAAYQKLLAEGVAREVARSVLPVGLFSSMYATCNARSLMHFLGLRTQHELAKVPSFPQREIEMVGEKMEAEWAKLMPLTYDAFNANGRVAP; the protein is encoded by the coding sequence ATGGGAAGGACCCCCGTGACCACCCCCGAGTCGCTCACTCTGCGCAGTGACATCACCGTCGAGCTGGTGAAGTCCAGCGCGTCGGATGCCGACGTCCTCTTCGCCGCCCGCGTCTCCACGCTCGGCGAGCAGTCCCTGGACGAGCTGAAGAAGGACCCCGAGCGCTCCAAGGGCCTGATCAACTACCTGATGCGCGACCGGCACGGCAGCCCGTTCGAGCACAACTCGATGACCTTCTTCATCAGCGCCCCGATCTTCGTGTTCCGCGAGTTCATGCGGCACCGCGTCGGCTGGTCGTACAACGAGGAGTCCGGCCGTTACCGGGAGCTGCAGCCCGTCTTCTACGTCCCCGGCACCGACCGCAAGCTCGTCCAGCAGGGCCGCCCCGGCAAGTACGTCTTCGTCGAGGGCACCCCGGCCCAGTACGAGACGGTGAGCGACACCCTCACCGAGTCCTACGAGCAGGCCTACGCGGCCTACCAGAAGCTCCTGGCCGAGGGCGTCGCCCGCGAGGTCGCCCGCTCGGTCCTGCCCGTCGGCCTCTTCTCCTCGATGTACGCCACCTGCAACGCGCGCTCCCTGATGCACTTCCTCGGCCTGCGCACCCAGCACGAGCTGGCCAAGGTGCCGTCCTTCCCGCAGCGGGAGATCGAGATGGTCGGCGAGAAGATGGAGGCGGAGTGGGCCAAGCTCATGCCGCTGACGTACGACGCCTTCAACGCCAATGGACGGGTGGCCCCCTGA
- the dapA gene encoding 4-hydroxy-tetrahydrodipicolinate synthase, with amino-acid sequence MAPTSTPQTPFGRVLTAMVTPFTADGALDLDGAQRLAAHLVDAGNDGLIVNGTTGESPTTTDAEKVDLVRAVLEAVGDRAHVVAGVGTNDTHHSLELAREAERVGAHGLLVVTPYYNKPPQEGLYRHFTAVADATGLPVMLYDIPGRSGVPINTETLVRLAEHPRIVANKDAKGDLGRAGWAIAQSGLAWYSGDDMLNLPLLSVGAVGFVSVVGHLVTPDLRALVDAYTSGDVVKATEIHQKLLPVYTGMFRTQGVMTTKAALALQGLPAGPLRPPMVECSPEEIAQLKIDLAAGGVQL; translated from the coding sequence ATGGCTCCGACCTCGACTCCGCAGACCCCCTTCGGGCGGGTCCTTACCGCCATGGTCACGCCCTTCACGGCGGACGGCGCACTCGACCTCGACGGCGCGCAGCGACTCGCCGCGCATCTGGTGGACGCAGGCAACGACGGCCTGATCGTCAACGGCACCACCGGCGAGTCCCCCACCACCACCGACGCGGAGAAAGTGGACCTGGTACGAGCCGTACTGGAGGCGGTCGGCGACCGCGCCCACGTCGTGGCCGGAGTCGGCACCAACGACACCCACCACAGCCTCGAGCTGGCCCGCGAGGCGGAGCGCGTCGGCGCCCACGGCCTCCTGGTGGTCACGCCGTACTACAACAAGCCCCCGCAGGAAGGCCTGTACCGCCACTTCACGGCCGTCGCGGACGCCACCGGCCTGCCGGTCATGCTCTACGACATCCCCGGCCGCAGCGGCGTCCCGATCAACACCGAGACGCTCGTCCGGCTCGCCGAGCACCCCCGGATCGTCGCCAACAAGGACGCCAAGGGCGACCTCGGCCGCGCCGGCTGGGCCATCGCCCAGTCCGGTCTCGCCTGGTACTCCGGCGACGACATGCTGAACCTCCCGCTGCTCTCCGTGGGCGCGGTCGGATTCGTCTCCGTCGTCGGCCACCTCGTCACCCCCGACCTGCGCGCCCTCGTCGACGCGTACACCTCGGGCGACGTCGTCAAGGCCACGGAGATCCATCAGAAGCTGCTCCCGGTCTACACCGGCATGTTCCGCACCCAGGGCGTCATGACCACCAAGGCCGCGCTCGCCCTCCAGGGCCTGCCCGCCGGACCGCTGCGCCCGCCCATGGTCGAGTGCTCGCCCGAGGAGATCGCCCAGCTCAAGATCGATCTTGCTGCCGGCGGGGTACAGCTCTGA
- a CDS encoding ribonuclease J, protein MSHPHPELGPPPPLTEGGLRVTPLGGLGEIGRNMTVFEYDGRLLIVDCGVLFPEEEQPGIDLILPDFSSIRDRLDDIEGIVLTHGHEDHIGGVPFLLREKPDIPLIGSKLTLALIEAKLQEHRIRPYTLEVAEGNRERIGPFDCEFIAVNHSIPDALAVAIRTPAGMVVHTGDFKMDQLPLDNRLTDLHAFARLSEEGIDLLLTDSTNAEVPGFTPHERDISNVLRQVFAGARKRIIVASFASHVHRIQQILDAAHEYGRRVAFVGRSMVRNMGIARDLGYLKVPPGLVVDVKTLDDLPDDKVVLVCTGSQGEPMAALSRMANRDHQIRIVEGDTVILASSLIPGNENAVYRVINGLTRWGANVVHKGNAKVHVSGHASAGELLYFYNICRPKNLMPVHGEWRHLRANAELGALTGVPHDRIVIAEDGVVVDLVEGKAKISGKVQAGYVYVDGLSVGDVGEPALKDRKILGDEGIISVFVVVDASTGKITGGPHVQARGSGIEDSAFTDVLPKITEVLEKSAQDGVVEPHQLQQLIRRTLGKWVSDTYRRRPMILPVVVEV, encoded by the coding sequence TTGAGCCATCCGCATCCTGAACTCGGCCCGCCTCCGCCGCTCACCGAGGGCGGCCTGCGGGTCACCCCGCTCGGCGGTCTCGGCGAGATCGGCCGGAACATGACGGTCTTCGAGTACGACGGCCGCTTGCTGATCGTCGACTGCGGAGTGCTTTTCCCCGAGGAGGAGCAGCCCGGAATCGACCTGATCCTGCCGGACTTCTCGTCCATCCGGGACCGTCTCGACGACATCGAGGGCATCGTCCTCACCCACGGTCACGAGGACCACATCGGTGGTGTCCCGTTCCTGCTCCGCGAGAAGCCGGACATCCCGCTGATCGGCTCCAAGCTGACCCTCGCCCTGATCGAGGCCAAGCTCCAGGAGCACCGGATCCGTCCGTACACCCTTGAGGTGGCGGAAGGGAACCGCGAGCGCATCGGCCCCTTCGACTGCGAGTTCATCGCCGTCAACCACTCCATCCCGGACGCCCTGGCGGTCGCCATCCGCACCCCCGCCGGGATGGTGGTGCACACCGGCGACTTCAAGATGGACCAGCTCCCGCTGGACAACCGCCTCACCGACCTGCACGCCTTCGCGCGGCTGAGCGAGGAGGGCATCGACCTCCTGCTCACCGACTCCACGAACGCCGAGGTCCCGGGCTTCACCCCGCACGAGCGCGACATCTCCAACGTCCTGCGGCAGGTCTTCGCCGGCGCCCGCAAGCGGATCATCGTGGCGAGCTTCGCCAGCCATGTCCACCGCATCCAGCAGATTCTGGACGCTGCCCACGAGTACGGCCGCCGGGTCGCCTTCGTCGGCCGCTCCATGGTTCGCAACATGGGCATCGCCCGCGACCTCGGCTACCTGAAGGTCCCGCCGGGCCTGGTGGTCGACGTCAAGACGCTGGACGACCTTCCCGACGACAAGGTGGTTCTGGTCTGTACGGGCTCCCAGGGCGAGCCGATGGCGGCCCTGTCGAGGATGGCCAACCGCGACCACCAGATCCGGATCGTCGAGGGCGACACGGTGATCCTGGCGTCCTCCCTCATCCCCGGCAACGAGAACGCGGTCTACCGGGTGATCAACGGCCTGACCCGCTGGGGCGCCAACGTCGTCCACAAGGGCAACGCCAAGGTGCACGTCTCCGGCCACGCCTCGGCCGGCGAGCTGCTGTACTTCTACAACATCTGCCGCCCGAAGAACCTGATGCCGGTGCACGGGGAATGGCGTCACCTGCGGGCGAACGCGGAGCTGGGTGCTCTGACGGGTGTCCCGCACGACCGCATCGTCATCGCCGAGGACGGCGTGGTGGTCGACCTGGTCGAGGGCAAGGCCAAGATCTCCGGCAAGGTCCAGGCGGGTTACGTCTACGTCGACGGTCTCTCGGTCGGCGATGTCGGCGAGCCGGCCCTCAAGGACCGCAAGATCCTCGGCGACGAGGGCATCATCTCGGTCTTCGTGGTCGTGGACGCCTCCACCGGCAAGATCACGGGCGGTCCGCACGTCCAGGCCCGCGGCTCGGGCATCGAGGACTCGGCCTTCACCGACGTCCTCCCGAAGATCACCGAGGTGCTGGAGAAGTCCGCCCAGGACGGTGTCGTGGAGCCTCACCAGCTCCAGCAACTCATTCGGCGCACCCTGGGCAAGTGGGTCTCGGACACCTATCGCCGCAGGCCAATGATCCTCCCTGTGGTCGTGGAGGTCTGA
- a CDS encoding DegT/DnrJ/EryC1/StrS family aminotransferase, which produces MLRAAGVGVGDEVVVPAFGNSEVAEAVTLAGALPVFADIDPVTYCLAPGAVEAAVTARTAAVIAVHRFGRRADIGRLHALGQREGLLVLEQGESEAPHDEIAQRRERAAYLDAKLKGVRTPDGGDGHTYQQYVVRVPGNGRPDRDAFARALRARGVECRVPVKTPVHRLPEFRRCVSLPETELAADETLALPVDATLTKREMQRIVSACNALGGLLQPAF; this is translated from the coding sequence ATGCTCAGGGCCGCCGGCGTCGGAGTCGGTGACGAGGTCGTCGTGCCGGCCTTCGGGAACAGCGAAGTCGCCGAGGCCGTGACCCTGGCCGGTGCGCTCCCGGTGTTCGCCGACATAGACCCGGTGACCTACTGCCTCGCCCCCGGCGCTGTCGAGGCAGCCGTAACTGCCCGTACTGCCGCGGTCATTGCCGTGCACCGCTTCGGACGGCGGGCGGACATCGGGCGGTTGCACGCGCTGGGCCAGCGGGAGGGGCTGCTGGTGCTGGAGCAGGGCGAGTCCGAGGCGCCGCACGACGAGATAGCGCAGCGCAGGGAGCGGGCCGCGTACCTCGACGCCAAGCTCAAGGGCGTACGCACGCCGGACGGCGGGGACGGGCACACGTACCAGCAGTACGTGGTGCGCGTGCCGGGGAACGGCCGCCCGGACCGGGACGCCTTCGCACGAGCCCTGCGGGCCAGGGGAGTCGAGTGCCGGGTGCCGGTGAAGACGCCGGTGCACCGGTTGCCGGAGTTCCGCCGGTGCGTGTCGCTGCCCGAGACCGAGCTGGCCGCTGACGAGACACTCGCACTGCCCGTCGACGCCACGCTCACCAAGCGGGAGATGCAGCGCATCGTCTCCGCCTGCAACGCGCTCGGGGGACTGCTCCAGCCAGCCTTCTGA
- a CDS encoding SpoIIE family protein phosphatase: protein MTTGVIPGGQPPEPQPTGKPMPHQRSEPAGHAALHVDNRPRSSVITARAAATFEPVGRSVATARSFVRDTLQGWGFADIVDDAVVLTSELVTNAVVHAGTHADVLCLRADDGVRIEVSDRYPEREVPLQGAAATMGSPDREGGRGLQLCAALAARWGVDYTPTHKNVWFQLNLPQRPVGTRTAGPSLPTELLPLADGRVRVAVLQVDRKGSITAWNEDAEELFGYAPPEVIGRTLTELAAWPHTPGTSTGVAEALQLSRWEGSYGIRGADGRVAPVYASHLRVRDTGGEPSTVCLLVRDHERAVLQTPPRVPAGDQSQSSDGQSADPFEVFIGSPAPDDLDGLLQRTVERARDMLDGDSAFLLLATDDETELEVRASTGLPSARQRFARVPVEAGPGRYGSARMPAVHDDLTAVPGAVPLLSGTGMRSVVTVPLKVEGRLTGSLGVAAEGAGRYSNEEALRLQFAADRIALAVESARLGELERLRRGSLSFLVEASDLLAGTLDRDQTLALMAQMTVPTLATWCAVYTIADQASDPYLSYVLHEDEELIDGIKSLLSKIAPPDPVPTPGARVWTVPGEVAHQAALRTSMRTLGLSGGPTHRISQGIGPTLATASAVGGEIVVLPLVARNRVIGMLVLGKPTDEHFRQEILELAEDLSRRAALALDNARLYSERTAISQALQRSLLPPGTPHIDGVEVEVIYRAAGEGNEVGGDFYDLFPIGNGAYGFAIGDVCGTGPNAAAVTGLARHALRLLAREGLSGPAVLERLNSAILDEGDRSRFLTLLYGEMRPQEDGSAELKVVCAGHPLPLRLRQDGTVTAAAEPQPLLGVIEDLELYEETVTLDPGDVLLCVTDGVTERREGTRMLGDDGLADVLTTCTGLTAGAVAARIMRAVERFASDAPSDDMAILAMRVPGIHQDA, encoded by the coding sequence ATGACCACCGGAGTCATCCCCGGGGGACAGCCCCCGGAGCCACAGCCGACCGGCAAGCCGATGCCGCACCAGCGGAGCGAGCCGGCCGGTCACGCAGCCCTGCACGTCGACAACCGGCCGAGGAGTTCTGTGATCACCGCGCGCGCGGCCGCCACCTTCGAGCCCGTCGGGCGGTCGGTCGCGACCGCCCGGTCCTTCGTCCGCGACACCCTCCAGGGCTGGGGCTTCGCCGACATCGTCGACGACGCCGTCGTCCTCACCAGCGAACTGGTGACCAACGCAGTGGTGCACGCGGGCACACATGCGGACGTGCTGTGCCTGCGCGCCGACGACGGCGTACGCATCGAGGTCTCCGACCGCTACCCCGAGCGCGAGGTCCCCCTCCAGGGTGCCGCCGCCACCATGGGCAGCCCCGACCGCGAAGGGGGTCGTGGCCTCCAGCTGTGCGCGGCCCTGGCCGCCCGCTGGGGTGTGGACTACACCCCCACCCACAAGAACGTCTGGTTTCAGCTCAACCTCCCCCAGCGCCCGGTAGGTACCCGCACGGCCGGCCCGTCGCTGCCCACCGAGCTGCTCCCGCTGGCCGACGGCCGGGTCCGGGTCGCCGTCCTCCAGGTCGACCGCAAGGGATCCATCACCGCCTGGAACGAGGACGCCGAGGAACTCTTCGGCTACGCCCCGCCCGAGGTCATCGGCAGAACGCTCACCGAACTCGCGGCCTGGCCGCACACCCCCGGCACCAGCACCGGCGTCGCCGAGGCCCTCCAGCTCTCCCGCTGGGAGGGCAGCTACGGCATCCGCGGCGCCGACGGCCGCGTGGCCCCGGTCTACGCCTCTCACCTCAGGGTCCGCGACACCGGCGGCGAACCGTCCACGGTCTGTCTCCTGGTACGGGACCACGAGCGCGCCGTACTCCAGACGCCGCCGCGCGTCCCGGCCGGCGACCAGAGCCAGTCCTCCGACGGCCAGAGCGCCGACCCGTTCGAGGTGTTCATCGGCTCCCCCGCCCCGGACGACCTCGACGGCCTACTGCAGCGCACGGTGGAACGCGCCCGCGACATGCTCGACGGCGACTCCGCCTTCCTGCTGCTCGCCACCGACGACGAGACCGAGCTGGAGGTACGCGCCTCCACCGGGCTGCCCTCCGCCCGCCAGCGCTTCGCGCGCGTGCCCGTCGAAGCGGGCCCCGGCCGCTACGGCTCCGCGCGCATGCCCGCCGTCCACGACGACCTGACGGCCGTGCCCGGCGCCGTACCACTCCTGTCCGGTACCGGCATGCGCTCGGTCGTCACGGTCCCGCTGAAGGTCGAGGGCCGCCTCACCGGCTCGCTCGGCGTCGCGGCCGAGGGAGCCGGCCGGTACTCCAACGAGGAGGCGCTGCGTCTGCAGTTCGCCGCCGACCGCATCGCGCTCGCCGTCGAATCGGCCCGCCTCGGTGAACTGGAACGCCTGCGCCGCGGCTCCCTCAGCTTCCTCGTCGAAGCCTCCGACCTGCTGGCCGGCACGCTGGACCGCGACCAGACCCTGGCCCTGATGGCTCAGATGACGGTCCCGACCCTGGCCACCTGGTGCGCCGTCTACACGATCGCCGACCAGGCTTCGGATCCCTACCTGTCGTACGTCCTGCACGAGGACGAGGAACTCATCGACGGCATCAAGTCGTTGCTGTCGAAGATCGCCCCGCCCGACCCGGTGCCGACCCCCGGCGCCCGCGTGTGGACCGTCCCCGGCGAGGTGGCCCACCAGGCGGCGCTGCGCACCTCCATGCGCACCCTCGGCCTGTCCGGCGGCCCCACGCACCGGATCTCCCAGGGCATCGGCCCGACGCTCGCCACTGCCTCCGCGGTCGGCGGCGAGATCGTCGTCCTGCCGCTGGTCGCCCGCAACCGCGTCATCGGCATGCTCGTCCTCGGCAAGCCCACCGACGAGCACTTCCGCCAGGAGATCCTGGAACTGGCCGAGGACCTGTCCCGCCGGGCCGCACTCGCCCTGGACAACGCCCGCCTGTACTCCGAGCGCACGGCCATCAGCCAGGCCCTGCAGCGCAGTCTCCTGCCGCCCGGCACCCCGCACATCGACGGCGTCGAGGTGGAGGTCATCTACCGCGCGGCCGGCGAGGGCAACGAGGTCGGCGGTGACTTCTACGACCTCTTCCCGATCGGCAACGGCGCCTACGGCTTCGCCATCGGCGACGTCTGCGGTACGGGCCCCAACGCGGCGGCGGTCACCGGCCTCGCCCGGCACGCGCTGCGCCTGCTGGCCCGCGAGGGCCTCTCCGGCCCGGCGGTCCTGGAGCGTCTCAACTCGGCCATCCTGGACGAGGGCGACCGCAGCCGCTTCCTGACCCTCCTGTACGGCGAGATGCGCCCCCAGGAGGACGGCAGCGCCGAGCTGAAGGTGGTCTGCGCCGGCCACCCGCTCCCGCTGCGCCTGCGCCAGGACGGCACGGTGACGGCGGCGGCCGAACCCCAGCCGCTGCTGGGTGTCATCGAGGACCTGGAGCTGTACGAGGAGACGGTCACTCTCGACCCGGGCGATGTGCTGCTCTGTGTCACGGACGGCGTCACCGAACGCCGTGAGGGCACGCGCATGCTGGGCGACGACGGCCTTGCCGACGTTCTCACGACGTGCACGGGTCTGACGGCGGGCGCGGTCGCGGCACGCATCATGCGCGCGGTGGAACGCTTCGCATCCGACGCCCCGTCGGACGACATGGCGATTCTGGCCATGCGGGTCCCGGGAATCCACCAGGACGCCTGA